One genomic region from Ornithinicoccus hortensis encodes:
- a CDS encoding MmcQ/YjbR family DNA-binding protein, whose product MAERPEVPEEMAQRCDRVLGSLPRCAAEDAWVGVRWRVGSATVAHLFGGEDQRFRVVFRADPEEVMAFEAMGEPYFRAGWGTNVVGLVLDEATDWDEVAELLVASYCVQAPARLAEAVMEVWAPQDAGEG is encoded by the coding sequence GTGGCAGAGCGACCCGAGGTCCCCGAGGAGATGGCGCAGCGGTGCGACCGGGTGCTGGGTTCGCTGCCCCGGTGCGCCGCGGAGGACGCGTGGGTCGGGGTGCGGTGGCGGGTCGGCAGCGCCACGGTCGCCCATCTGTTCGGCGGTGAGGACCAACGGTTCCGCGTCGTGTTCCGCGCCGACCCGGAGGAGGTGATGGCGTTCGAGGCGATGGGGGAGCCCTACTTCCGCGCCGGTTGGGGCACGAACGTGGTCGGCCTCGTGCTGGACGAGGCTACCGACTGGGACGAGGTGGCCGAGCTGCTCGTCGCCTCCTACTGTGTGCAGGCGCCGGCCCGACTCGCCGAGGCGGTCATGGAGGTCTGGGCGCCGCAGGACGCGGGTGAGGGATAG
- a CDS encoding ATP-binding cassette domain-containing protein has translation MSKAPSSDATTEQGTDGSYGADGHDLIRVQGARENNLRDVTVDIPKRRLTVFTGVSGSGKSSLVFDTIAAESRRLINETYSAFLQGFMPTLARPDVDHLEGLTTAIIVDQERIGANPRSTVGTVTDANAMLRILFSRLGQPHVGPPTAFSFNIPTRRASGVMSTEKDGRVERATVKDAVYLGGMCPRCEGKGAVSDFDLTALYDESTSLSEGALKVPGFSMDGWYGRIFAGAGLPMDKPIGTFTKRELDKLLYGKPEKIKVEGVNLTYEGVIPKIQKSMLSKDVDSMQPHIRAFVERAITFQTCPECDGTRLTAEVLASTVNGKNIAELCQMQISDLAEWIGDLDEPSAAPLLRGLQHLLDSFVQIGLGYLSLDRPSATLSGGEAQRAKMIRHLGSSLTDVTYVFDEPSIGLHPHDIQRMNVLLLQLRDKGNTVLVVEHKPEMIAIGDHVVDLGPGAGVHGGEVTFTGSVDELRHSGTVTGRHLDDRAVLKDSVREATGVLEVRGATTHNLQDVDVDIPTGVLCVLTGVAGSGKSSLVHGSVAGRDGVVVIDQSGIRGSRRSNPATYTGLLDPIRKAFAKANGVKPALFSSNSEGACPTCKGAGVIYTELGIMETVETPCEECGGRRFQAEVLEYTLGGRNIAEVLAMSVAEAEEFFAEGEARTPAAHKVLDRLADVGLGYLSLGQPLTTLSGGERQRLKLANQMGEKGEVYILDEPTTGLHLADVEQLLGLLDRLVDGGKSVIVIEHHQAVMAHADWIIDLGPGAGHDGGRVVFEGTPADLVAAASTLTGEHLAEYVADGSGKMAP, from the coding sequence ATGAGTAAGGCACCCAGCAGCGACGCGACGACCGAGCAGGGGACCGACGGGAGCTACGGCGCGGACGGGCACGACCTGATCCGGGTGCAGGGCGCCCGGGAGAACAACCTGCGGGACGTGACCGTCGACATCCCGAAGCGACGGCTCACCGTCTTCACCGGGGTCTCCGGGTCCGGCAAGAGCTCGCTGGTCTTCGACACGATCGCGGCGGAGTCACGGCGGCTGATCAACGAGACCTACAGCGCCTTCCTGCAGGGCTTCATGCCGACCCTGGCTCGGCCCGACGTGGACCACCTCGAGGGGTTGACCACGGCGATCATCGTGGACCAGGAGCGGATTGGCGCCAACCCCCGCTCGACGGTCGGCACCGTCACGGACGCGAACGCGATGCTCCGCATCCTGTTCAGCCGACTGGGGCAGCCGCACGTCGGACCGCCCACCGCGTTCTCGTTCAACATCCCGACCCGCCGGGCCAGTGGTGTCATGTCCACGGAGAAGGACGGCCGGGTCGAGCGTGCCACGGTCAAGGACGCCGTGTACCTGGGCGGCATGTGCCCCCGGTGCGAGGGCAAGGGTGCGGTCAGCGACTTCGACCTGACGGCGCTCTACGACGAGTCCACGTCGCTGTCCGAGGGCGCGCTGAAGGTGCCCGGCTTCAGCATGGACGGTTGGTACGGCCGCATCTTCGCCGGTGCCGGCCTGCCGATGGACAAGCCGATCGGCACCTTCACCAAGCGCGAGCTGGACAAGTTGCTCTACGGCAAGCCGGAGAAGATCAAGGTCGAGGGGGTCAACCTCACCTACGAAGGGGTCATCCCCAAGATCCAGAAGTCGATGCTGTCCAAGGACGTCGACTCGATGCAGCCGCACATCAGGGCCTTCGTGGAACGCGCGATCACCTTCCAGACCTGCCCCGAGTGCGACGGCACCCGCCTGACGGCCGAGGTGCTCGCCTCCACGGTCAACGGGAAGAACATCGCCGAACTGTGCCAGATGCAGATCAGCGACCTGGCCGAGTGGATCGGCGACCTCGACGAACCGTCCGCCGCGCCCCTGCTGCGCGGGCTGCAGCACCTGCTGGACTCCTTCGTCCAGATCGGCCTGGGCTACCTGTCGCTGGACCGCCCCTCGGCGACGCTGTCCGGAGGAGAGGCCCAGCGGGCCAAGATGATCCGGCACCTGGGGTCCTCGCTGACCGACGTGACCTACGTCTTCGACGAGCCGTCCATCGGCCTGCACCCGCACGACATCCAGCGGATGAACGTGCTCCTGCTCCAGCTGCGCGACAAGGGCAACACCGTCCTGGTCGTGGAACACAAACCGGAGATGATCGCGATCGGCGACCACGTGGTCGACCTCGGCCCGGGGGCTGGGGTGCACGGCGGGGAGGTCACCTTCACGGGGTCCGTCGACGAGCTGCGCCACAGTGGCACGGTGACCGGGCGCCACCTGGACGACCGGGCCGTGCTCAAGGACAGCGTCCGGGAGGCCACCGGGGTGCTGGAGGTCCGGGGCGCCACGACCCACAACCTGCAGGACGTCGACGTCGACATCCCGACCGGGGTGCTGTGCGTGCTCACCGGCGTGGCGGGTTCGGGCAAGAGCTCCCTGGTCCATGGATCCGTCGCCGGTCGGGACGGCGTCGTGGTGATCGACCAGAGCGGCATCAGGGGGTCCCGCCGCAGCAACCCGGCGACCTACACCGGCCTGCTGGATCCCATCCGCAAGGCCTTCGCCAAGGCCAACGGGGTCAAGCCCGCGCTGTTCAGCTCCAACTCCGAGGGTGCCTGCCCCACCTGCAAGGGCGCCGGCGTCATCTACACCGAGCTCGGCATCATGGAGACCGTTGAGACACCGTGCGAGGAGTGTGGCGGGAGGCGTTTCCAGGCGGAGGTCCTGGAGTACACGCTCGGAGGACGGAACATCGCCGAGGTGTTGGCCATGTCGGTCGCGGAGGCGGAGGAGTTCTTCGCCGAGGGGGAGGCGAGGACGCCGGCGGCGCACAAGGTCCTGGACCGGCTGGCCGACGTCGGGCTGGGCTACCTGAGCCTGGGGCAGCCGCTGACCACCCTCTCCGGCGGTGAGCGGCAGCGGCTCAAGCTGGCGAACCAGATGGGGGAGAAGGGCGAGGTCTACATCCTGGACGAGCCGACGACCGGGCTGCACCTGGCCGACGTCGAGCAGTTGCTCGGCCTGCTGGACCGGCTCGTTGACGGTGGCAAGTCGGTCATCGTCATCGAGCACCACCAGGCCGTGATGGCCCACGCCGACTGGATCATCGACCTCGGCCCGGGCGCGGGCCACGACGGGGGCAGGGTCGTCTTCGAGGGGACGCCCGCCGACCTCGTGGCGGCCGCCTCGACGCTGACCGGGGAGCACCTGGCCGAGTACGTGGCGGACGGGTCGGGGAAGATGGCGCCATGA
- a CDS encoding GNAT family N-acetyltransferase: MGHPRPGLSTDDLRGWLVGQESELSWVFDQAPVTVAPTKNVIGHAQIYRPSAEPLVHALEGTPGLTASGTLVIGRLFVRPDRHAAGVARFLLREAVRHIDAQQKQAVLELTRDAHLPWEVCARLGFVEVPSDAPDIVLMTRQE, encoded by the coding sequence ATGGGGCATCCCCGGCCCGGGCTCTCCACGGACGACCTGCGGGGGTGGCTCGTCGGTCAGGAGTCGGAGCTGTCCTGGGTCTTCGACCAGGCTCCGGTGACCGTGGCGCCGACGAAGAACGTGATCGGGCACGCGCAGATCTACCGGCCGAGCGCGGAGCCCCTGGTCCACGCGCTGGAAGGCACCCCCGGTCTGACGGCGAGCGGGACGCTCGTGATCGGCCGGCTCTTCGTGAGACCCGACCGGCACGCGGCGGGTGTGGCCCGGTTCCTGCTGCGCGAGGCCGTGCGGCACATCGACGCGCAGCAGAAGCAGGCGGTGCTGGAGTTGACGAGGGATGCCCATCTGCCCTGGGAGGTCTGCGCCCGACTGGGGTTCGTGGAGGTCCCGTCAGACGCTCCGGATATCGTCCTGATGACCCGTCAGGAGTGA
- a CDS encoding VOC family protein encodes MNHINHVTLEVADVPAASRFYYEALGLDPETSGIRLREADDSTAGFRGFALSLITSQPADVDLLVRAAVEAGAETLKPPAKSFWGYGAAFRAPDGTVWQVASESKKDHGPASTNVTETVLLLGVVDVKATKRFYADHGLTVGKAFGGKYVEFEAPDGTVKLALYGRRAIGKQVGVSPEGAGSHRIAVASGAGPLTDPDGYVWEAAHDAG; translated from the coding sequence ATGAACCACATCAACCATGTCACGCTCGAGGTGGCCGACGTTCCGGCCGCCTCCCGCTTCTACTACGAGGCCCTGGGCCTGGACCCGGAGACGAGCGGGATCAGGCTCCGTGAAGCCGACGACTCCACCGCTGGTTTCCGCGGCTTCGCCCTCTCGTTGATCACCTCCCAACCGGCGGACGTCGACCTCCTCGTCCGGGCCGCGGTCGAGGCCGGTGCCGAGACCCTGAAGCCGCCAGCCAAGTCGTTCTGGGGCTACGGGGCGGCGTTCCGGGCGCCGGACGGGACCGTCTGGCAGGTCGCGTCCGAGTCCAAGAAGGACCACGGCCCCGCGAGCACGAACGTCACCGAGACCGTCCTGCTGCTCGGCGTCGTGGACGTGAAGGCAACCAAACGGTTCTACGCCGACCACGGCCTCACGGTCGGCAAGGCGTTCGGCGGCAAGTACGTCGAGTTCGAGGCGCCCGATGGCACCGTCAAGCTTGCCCTGTACGGGCGCAGGGCCATCGGCAAGCAGGTCGGTGTCTCACCGGAGGGCGCCGGATCGCACCGGATCGCGGTGGCCAGTGGCGCTGGTCCGCTGACCGACCCGGACGGCTACGTGTGGGAGGCGGCCCACGACGCCGGGTAA
- a CDS encoding pyridoxamine 5'-phosphate oxidase family protein, with amino-acid sequence MSIPVDLAALEEALGRHDTAYLLTGGAGRPHVGEVFPRLVDGAILLDEPGRTARRVVGEHPTVTVLLPPRERAGYTLIVDGEAVLDGEVLRITPSHAVLHRAAAHGPQDQEPQSACGNDCHPIDQPS; translated from the coding sequence ATGAGCATCCCGGTGGACCTGGCAGCACTGGAGGAGGCGCTCGGGCGCCACGACACGGCATACCTGCTGACCGGCGGAGCCGGACGACCCCACGTCGGTGAGGTCTTCCCGCGGCTGGTCGACGGGGCGATCCTGCTCGACGAACCGGGGCGCACCGCGCGAAGGGTGGTGGGGGAGCACCCCACGGTCACCGTGCTCCTGCCGCCCCGCGAGCGGGCCGGCTACACACTCATCGTGGACGGGGAGGCCGTCCTCGACGGTGAGGTGCTGCGGATCACGCCGTCCCACGCGGTCCTGCACCGCGCGGCAGCGCACGGCCCGCAGGACCAGGAGCCGCAGTCGGCCTGCGGCAACGACTGCCACCCGATCGACCAGCCCTCCTGA